In the genome of Colwellia sp. PAMC 21821, the window TAAAAAGCGACGTCGAGATAAGCTGACATTATTTTTTGCATCTTTAATATTTTTCATTGTCATTCGCCTTTATGATTGTTGCGTTGAAGCGCGCGGGTCAAAAGTTTGCACTTCGGCTGACATAACGTCAGCTGCACTTTTAATGGCACTTTTGATGCGAACATAAGCCATGCAACGGCATAAGTTCCCGCTCATATGATCCACAATTTCTTGGTCACTCGGTGACGGGTTGTTTGCCAACAAAGTAGCGGCTTGCATAATTTGTCCCGACTGACAGTAGCCACATTGTGGCACTTGTTCTTCAATCCATGTTTTTTGTAATGGATGTTTGTTATCTAACCCTTCAATCGTGGTTATATTTTTATTTGCCGCGGCTAATAATGGAAAAGAACATGTTCGAACAGGTGCTCCGCCCATGTGCACAGTACAGGCACCACACATGCCAATACCACAACCAAATTTTGTGCCTTTAAAACCAAATTCATCACGGATAACCCATAACAATGGTGTGTTCACATCTGCAGCAGAGGAAACCTTGTTTCCATTTAACTTGAATTCAATCATAGTTTTCTCTCTCAAAACTGAGTTGTAACATTAACAACTCATATAATTATTAAGTACACCACTTAACGAAGTGGTTGATTTTTATTTGCAATGATTTAACAATCACAACTAATGGGTAACGCGATGCTTTAAGAAAAGCGAACGCCCGAAATAAGCTTGGTTAGAACGGCAAGAACAGCTTTGGCGATTCTTCTTTGGTGTTCAATTTCTAATACTCTATTTCCGACGTGTAGGATCACATAAGGCTATATATTAAAGTAAAGCTAACAATGGCTTTCTATCTACTTGTTTATAGACTAAATTTCCCGTATTTCTTTATTACTTTTGATTTGGCTCTTTTCACTTGGGACTTTAATTTAAACAAAGGATTAAGCAAAGGGTTAAGCAAAATCGTAAGTTCCGCCTGATTTCAAGGCTTTTTGATAAGCTTCCCGAGCTTGAAAGCGCTTAACAAACGCAACAATTGTCGGATAATTTTGGTCAGCAGGTTTTCTTGCCGCCCATGCCTCTAAAGGAAAGCTCATTTGAATATCAGCGCCTGAAAGCTCATTTCCGGCAAACCATTCATTATTTTTTAAATGGTTTTCAATTAAATCTAAGCTAGCTTTGATATTCGGCCCAACGTATCCAGCCATTATT includes:
- a CDS encoding (2Fe-2S)-binding protein, coding for MIEFKLNGNKVSSAADVNTPLLWVIRDEFGFKGTKFGCGIGMCGACTVHMGGAPVRTCSFPLLAAANKNITTIEGLDNKHPLQKTWIEEQVPQCGYCQSGQIMQAATLLANNPSPSDQEIVDHMSGNLCRCMAYVRIKSAIKSAADVMSAEVQTFDPRASTQQS